A DNA window from Nitrospinota bacterium contains the following coding sequences:
- a CDS encoding DUF1018 domain-containing protein: MKASAERTAIIRHIFGRAREIGIDDDTLRDVALQLTGVRNPETGGGSISRLGIRQLRGLLAHLKERGASKKPEARAGWLASEAQVTLIHQLHRELTAMGDLRDPVGFMRSVTGRDQVEHLPRVGRRAVSAQGYIEILFDKKKKALEKGSKIISGEADSIPPDGIAFHKV, encoded by the coding sequence GTGAAAGCGTCGGCGGAGCGGACGGCGATTATCCGGCATATTTTTGGGCGGGCGAGGGAGATCGGGATTGATGACGACACGCTGCGAGACGTGGCGCTACAGCTGACGGGCGTGCGGAATCCGGAGACGGGCGGAGGGTCTATTTCGCGGTTGGGGATTAGGCAATTGCGGGGATTGTTGGCGCATTTAAAAGAGCGGGGAGCATCAAAAAAGCCGGAGGCGCGGGCGGGTTGGCTGGCCAGCGAGGCGCAGGTGACGTTGATACATCAATTGCACCGGGAGTTGACGGCGATGGGGGATCTGCGAGACCCGGTGGGTTTTATGAGGTCGGTGACCGGGCGGGATCAGGTGGAGCATTTACCCAGGGTGGGGAGGCGGGCGGTTTCGGCGCAGGGGTATATTGAGATATTGTTCGACAAGAAGAAAAAGGCGCTGGAAAAGGGGTCAAAAATAATTTCTGGCGAGGCGGATTCCATTCCACCTGATGGAATAGCATTCCATAAAGTCTAA
- the pckA gene encoding phosphoenolpyruvate carboxykinase (ATP) translates to MDGYQALLTDLSSMGLKNLNQIYRNLSLPSLYEEAVRRREGSISHRGPFVVRTGQYTGRSPNDKFIVREKSSEEYVWWGDVNKDITEEKFNNLFLRLSAYWQGKEMFVQDCYAGADPKYRIALRVLTEDAWHSMFARDMFIRITDNEELMAHKPDFTVINAPRFTADPSVDGTNSEAFVIVHFGRRLVIIGGTSYAGEIKKSIFTVMNYLMPRQSVLSMHCSANIGPKDDVAIFFGLSGTGKTTLSADPSRKLIGDDEHGWSDDGVFNFEGGCYAKVIRLSKEAEPQIFENTEKFGVILENVAMDYTSRRVDLNDSTLTENTRAAYPITEIHVPNAELSGKGGHPKNIFMLTADAFGVLPPLSKLTNDQAMFHFLSGYTAKVAGTERGVTEPKATFSTCFGAPFLALHPTVYASLLGKKIASHKVNCWLVNTGWTGGPHGVGSRMKIQHTRAMLHAALEGKLDNVEYEADPVFGVLVPKSVPGVPSEVLVPKNTWSDKGAYDAKAKELATLFRNNFKKYESEASDGVKAAAPKA, encoded by the coding sequence ATGGACGGTTATCAGGCTCTTCTAACGGACCTTTCTTCCATGGGGCTTAAAAACCTCAACCAGATTTACAGGAACCTTTCCCTCCCGTCTCTGTATGAAGAGGCGGTGCGAAGGCGCGAGGGATCCATCTCCCACCGGGGGCCGTTCGTGGTGCGCACGGGGCAGTACACCGGCAGGTCGCCAAACGACAAGTTCATCGTCCGCGAAAAGTCCAGCGAGGAGTATGTCTGGTGGGGGGACGTGAACAAGGACATCACCGAGGAAAAGTTCAACAACCTGTTCCTGCGCCTTTCCGCCTACTGGCAGGGCAAGGAGATGTTCGTGCAGGACTGTTACGCCGGGGCGGATCCGAAGTACCGGATCGCGCTGCGGGTGCTGACCGAGGACGCGTGGCATTCGATGTTCGCCCGCGACATGTTCATCAGGATAACGGACAACGAAGAACTTATGGCCCACAAGCCGGACTTCACCGTGATAAACGCCCCGAGGTTCACCGCCGACCCGTCGGTGGACGGAACGAACTCCGAGGCGTTTGTCATCGTGCATTTCGGCAGGAGGCTTGTGATCATCGGCGGGACTAGCTACGCCGGGGAGATCAAAAAGTCCATCTTCACAGTGATGAACTATCTTATGCCGCGCCAGTCTGTGCTTTCGATGCACTGCTCGGCGAACATCGGCCCGAAGGACGACGTGGCCATATTCTTCGGCCTGTCCGGCACGGGGAAGACCACCCTTTCGGCCGATCCGTCGCGAAAGCTCATCGGCGACGACGAGCACGGCTGGAGCGACGACGGCGTTTTCAACTTCGAGGGGGGGTGCTACGCCAAGGTGATACGGCTTTCCAAGGAGGCCGAGCCGCAGATATTCGAGAACACGGAGAAATTCGGCGTGATACTGGAAAACGTGGCCATGGACTATACCAGCCGCCGCGTGGACTTAAATGACAGCACGTTGACGGAGAACACCCGGGCGGCGTATCCCATAACGGAGATACACGTGCCAAACGCGGAGCTTTCCGGCAAGGGGGGGCATCCGAAGAACATATTCATGCTCACCGCGGACGCTTTCGGCGTGCTGCCGCCGCTGTCCAAATTGACCAATGACCAGGCGATGTTCCACTTCCTTTCCGGCTACACCGCCAAGGTGGCCGGGACGGAGCGGGGGGTGACAGAGCCGAAGGCCACGTTCTCCACATGTTTCGGCGCGCCGTTCCTGGCGCTGCACCCGACTGTGTATGCGTCGCTGCTGGGCAAGAAGATAGCGTCGCACAAGGTAAACTGCTGGCTTGTGAACACCGGGTGGACCGGCGGGCCGCACGGGGTGGGGAGCAGGATGAAGATACAGCACACCCGCGCAATGCTCCACGCGGCGCTGGAAGGGAAGCTGGACAACGTGGAGTATGAGGCCGATCCGGTGTTCGGGGTGCTTGTGCCAAAGAGCGTGCCGGGGGTGCCCTCCGAGGTGCTCGTCCCGAAGAACACCTGGAGCGACAAGGGGGCCTACGACGCCAAGGCCAAAGAACTGGCCACGTTGTTCCGCAACAATTTCAAGAAGTACGAGTCCGAAGCGTCCGACGGGGTGAAAGCGGCGGCGCCCAAAGCATAA